In Nitrospira sp., the genomic window AACCCGGCTGATTCGCGCCTGGGAGTCCTCGCAGCAGCGAGCGCCGGCGCCCATCCTGGCACTGACGGCACAAGGCGTGGACGAGGCTCAAGAACAGAGCCGATCAGCGGGTTGCACAGGGCTGCTGACCAAACCACTGACGCAACGCCGGTTGCTCGAAACGGTACAGACCTATTGCGCCGCTCAGCTCGGCCTCAGCCTGGCCACGCTCGATCAATCAGCCACCGACATGACGGCCCGCATCGAAGAGGAACTTGCGCGACGCCGCCCACTTTTCCTCGCCCATCGCCGCGCTGATCTGGAAGAGATGCGGAATGCGGTGGACCACGGAGACTATAACCGCCTCAAAAGCATGGGACACCGCATCAAGGGCCTTGCCGGTTCCTATGGATATCCGGAAATCGGAACGGCAGGTGCAGACATCGAGCTGGCAGCCAACGCCTGCCATCGTGCCTCGGTCGAGCAGGCGCTTACCGAGATGGACGTGATCCTCTCCCGAATCGACCAGGCCGTCCAGACAGACCCTCTCTTGACGGCTCCGAGGAGCAGCGCGAAGACATGAGCATTCTGATCATCGACGATTTTCAGGAACAACGGGATCTGCTTCACACCATTTTGCAGCGCGCCGGATTCGGACCGCTGCTTCCGGCGGCCAGTGCAGGAGAAGGGTTGCAACTGCTGGGGGTCGGAAGGCGAGGAAAACCGACATCCGGGATCGATCTCGTGCTGATGGACATCGAGATGCCCGAGATGAGCGGATTAGAAGCCTGTCAGCTCATCCGGCTGGAGGAACGGCTGCAGGGACTCCCCATCATTATCATTACCGCACACACGGGGGCAGAGGACATTCAAGCAGCCTATACAGCCGGCGCGACCGACTACATCCGCAAGCCTGTCATTCCCGCCGAATTGCTCGCCCGTGTCGCTACCGCGCTCAGCCTCAAGCAGGAGATTGATGCAAGAAAACTCCGCGAGCAGGAACTGTTGGAACGAACAACGGAACTCGACCGCGCCTTCGAGCAGATCACCACACGCCATGGCACCATTCACATTTGCGCCAAGTGCAAGCGCGTGAACAGCGAGGGATCGTATTGGCAACGGATTGAAGACTATCTGCGTCGTCAGGCCCGTTCCACCGTGAAGGAAGCCGTCTGCGATACCTGCCTCCATCAGGCGTACCCTCACCTGAAGCACATGCCTTAAGCGGCATCCGTACACTCCCGAGCATTCTCACGGACGTTGGTCCGCTCCTTCTGCTAACACAAAGGCCAGGGCTTCAATCCGCACCACGGGCATGATCAATCCCTGTCCCTCGGCCTCGTGCGAAAAGTCATAGACGAGTGATTCTTCCTCGATCAATCGTCCCGCCATCAACACCTCAATCTCGATTCGTTCACCCTGCTGTTGCCTGATTCTGAGATCGGTGGTTTCCCCACCTGCCAGGGCGATCAGCGTCGCGGGCAGATCCTCGTGTTTAAATCGCACGTCGCCCCAGCCGGTCCGGGTGAACTTCGGCCCGAGCGCCACGTGAAACCCTCCTGCTTCTTGATCAAAACGAGACAGCTCCCCAAGCCAGACAAACGCGATCATCCAGTGGAGGGCGTCTTTCCCCACCCGACCGGCATCACGTTCTCGGTTCAAGGCAAAGAGTCGTTCGTCGTGGCCGGGACCATGATGCCCTTGACCGTACACCGTGGGCCAGTCCGGTGGATGCCCATCCAGCGCCGTGAGGAATCTCTCTATCGACTCGGACTTCAGGAGCAGCTGGGTCTGGGGAGGAAGCGAGGCGAGCGCGGCGGAAAACTCGCGATGCAATGGCCGCACACCGAGTTCGCTCTCCGCCTGTGCGGCGGTCGGCCCAACACAGACCAGCGCAAGCAGGCCTGCGCCGAGGACGCTCCACACGGTGTGGTGAGTCATGCCGGTCAACCGACGGGAGCAGACAAGCGTTGAAACACGTCACGAAGGCGTTGGGTTCCCGCATGATCCCAGGACAAGACCCCGGCATCGACCAACACCTGGAGTCGAGGGGTCGGATCCAGTCGAGGCAAGAGCTCCGGCGGTACTGGTTGGGACTCCAACACTTGCGCGTAGACCCCCATCCATGACTCGGTCACGGCACGCAACCCCGGATCAGCCGCCTTCATCCGGCCGAGCCTGACTTCCTGGAGGAGTTTGATCAGGGGATCTGACTGCAGCAACGTCCCGATCGCGCGGCGCATCTGTTCTTCAGTCTGTTCCATGAATTGGCCTGCGTCGCGCTCAATTCATCGAACAGGCGCCGGGACCACGCGGATCTCCGCAGGATCCGCACCCGCCACCGGAACTGGACGTGACCGGCCATCCGCCGGTCGCCCCGACCCCGAAGGCCGAGAACTGCTTGTTCAATGCGGTGGCGTTGCAGGAGGGACAGGCCGGTACGGTACCGCCCTGCACGATGAGCTCAAAGCGATGGTTGCATTCCTGGCAGACGTATTCAAAGATGGGCATGGGGGCTATACTCCCTGAAGTTTTCCGCATTATAAGTAAGGATCGATTCAGTTCGCAATTGTCAGCCGATGGGAGTCTGCACATGTGGTCGGAAGATAAATCCTTCGTGTTCCGCATCAGTCTTGAAGCGCAATTTCCCGATGACTATGAAGGGCCGTATGATGAGCGCGCCTGGCTGCGGGAATGGGAGACACAGATCAAACCGGTGCTGCTGAAAAATCTCTTCGAAACACTGCGGGAATATCCGGCGTGGAAATCCCATGTCCGCAACCGGGGGATCGCCCCGACAGAAGAAATCGAGGTGGCAATGATCCGCGATTTTTCAGCCGGCCCACACTGAATAAACGATCATGCAACCGGCCACTGATCAGGGTCTCTACATTCACGTCCCGTTCTGCCATCAGCGCTGTCACTTCTGCGCCTTTTATCTGGAGATCCACCACCCTCGAGCGGCAGCGGAATTCGTGGACTCACTCCTGACGGAGCTCCGGCTCTACGCCGACTCCTCGCCCTTCGATCACTCCCCGCTCGGCTCGATCTATTTCGGCGGTGGGACCCCCACCACACTCAGCCCCGATCAGCTGACGCGAATCCTCTCGGCAGCGAAAGACACGTTCGGTCTGGCCTCGGACGGCGAAGTGACGGTTGAGGCGCATCCAGGGTCGGTGACACCGGCAAGCCTGCGACAACTCCGGAGAGGCGGGTTCACCCGTATCAGTTTCGGCGCCGAATCCATGAATCAAACCGAACTGGATAGGGTCGGACGTCCAGGCTCCCCGTTCAATACCAAGGAGGTCATCGTCGCTGCCTGTGACGCCGGCTTCGAGAACATCAACCTAGACCTCATGTACGGCCTCCCGGGGCAGACGCTTCACAGTTGGAACACCTCGCTGCACGAGATCATCGCTCTCAGCCCGAGCCACCTATCCTGCTATGCCCTCACGGTTGAGGACGGGACGTCCCTGCAAGCCGCCATTCGCCGTGGGCTTGTCCCCGCTCCCGACGAGGCGCTGCAAAATGAGATGGACGCGGTCGCCGAATCCACCCTCACCAGTAGCGGTTATAGGCGATATGAAATTTCGAACTATGCCCGCCCAGGTTTCGCCAGTCGGCACAACCGTCTGCACTGGACCGCCGGCAGGTATCTGGGGCTTGGCCCGAGCGCCCAATCCTATGTGGGAAATCGACGCTTCGGGAATGTGAGTAACCTGGCCGCCTACAACAGCCTTCTCCGCAACGGACAGCTTCCAGTGTCGGAAACCGAAGAACTGAGTCACGCCCATGAGACGTGCGAGCGCTTGATCTTCGGGCTTCGTCTCACGGACGGTGTCGCACTGGATGAGAGTGGCGTTCTCTCATACCGCGGTTTGGCACGAACAGTGGACGAGTTAATCGAGGACAACTTCTTGGAGCGCGAGGGCAGCTTGGTCCGACTCACGGCCAGAGGACGGCGTTATGCCGATACCGTGGCCGTCGCCCTTCTCGCCAGTCTCGAGCAGCCATCTTGCGCCACCACGCCCCCTTGACTTCCATCCCCCATCACGTCAACAGTGTGAGGAGGCTGCGGATCTCATCTGAGTCGAGCGATCGTCCACAGCCGTAGAATCGAATATGTCGAGGAGGCCTGTTCCCATGCCGGTCAATATGGATCCCAGCAAACGCCGACGCCGCCAGCCGATCGAAGAACAATCGGCTGCCGACGCCGGACAGAACGCCACAGAGACCAGAACATTCGGTGAGGATACGGAGGCGGATCGTGAGAAGGCGATCGCAGAAGCCGAGCTGAAAAATCTCTGGGATGCCACCGAAGTGATCGATATGGATAGTTGGTAACGCCACATCCCCAGGATGCCGCCGGTCTGCCACGCGTTCGGTGACTTTCACCGAAATTCGCAGAACGCCCACCACTCACATGTCCTCGATGACCTCACGCTCTACCGGCCACGCGCTATTTTACCCGTTTCACCTGTGCTCGCCCGACACATTGGAACACCTGCTTGCCCTGTATGATTCCCTCCACTTTCGAGACTACATGGCACTCCGGTTGACCCCCTTGATGGGCACCACGGCCTACCAAGATCGCATGGGCGACGAACACCCCGATCTCGTGGCCAGCGGTCGGATCGTCCAGGGATATCAGGTTTCCGGCCCCCTGGACGCAGTCGCCGTAACGGAGGTCGACCGTAACCTGGCCGATCCCCAGTGGCGCGCGCTGTTCCATACGGGTTTTCGAGAAGATCGACGCTTCCAGCGCGGTCTCTTCGACCTCACCCATGCCGTGCACATCG contains:
- a CDS encoding response regulator, translating into MSILIIDDFQEQRDLLHTILQRAGFGPLLPAASAGEGLQLLGVGRRGKPTSGIDLVLMDIEMPEMSGLEACQLIRLEERLQGLPIIIITAHTGAEDIQAAYTAGATDYIRKPVIPAELLARVATALSLKQEIDARKLREQELLERTTELDRAFEQITTRHGTIHICAKCKRVNSEGSYWQRIEDYLRRQARSTVKEAVCDTCLHQAYPHLKHMP
- a CDS encoding response regulator — protein: MTAPVPRSTTPTQFARIRLLLADDSIESHILVRSYLRDAPCRVEVVSDGEQAVASFKAHPFDLVLIDHQMPIMDGFTATRLIRAWESSQQRAPAPILALTAQGVDEAQEQSRSAGCTGLLTKPLTQRRLLETVQTYCAAQLGLSLATLDQSATDMTARIEEELARRRPLFLAHRRADLEEMRNAVDHGDYNRLKSMGHRIKGLAGSYGYPEIGTAGADIELAANACHRASVEQALTEMDVILSRIDQAVQTDPLLTAPRSSAKT
- a CDS encoding zinc ribbon domain-containing protein: MPIFEYVCQECNHRFELIVQGGTVPACPSCNATALNKQFSAFGVGATGGWPVTSSSGGGCGSCGDPRGPGACSMN
- the hemW gene encoding radical SAM family heme chaperone HemW, coding for MQPATDQGLYIHVPFCHQRCHFCAFYLEIHHPRAAAEFVDSLLTELRLYADSSPFDHSPLGSIYFGGGTPTTLSPDQLTRILSAAKDTFGLASDGEVTVEAHPGSVTPASLRQLRRGGFTRISFGAESMNQTELDRVGRPGSPFNTKEVIVAACDAGFENINLDLMYGLPGQTLHSWNTSLHEIIALSPSHLSCYALTVEDGTSLQAAIRRGLVPAPDEALQNEMDAVAESTLTSSGYRRYEISNYARPGFASRHNRLHWTAGRYLGLGPSAQSYVGNRRFGNVSNLAAYNSLLRNGQLPVSETEELSHAHETCERLIFGLRLTDGVALDESGVLSYRGLARTVDELIEDNFLEREGSLVRLTARGRRYADTVAVALLASLEQPSCATTPP